ACGAAATCCCAAGTTTCTGTAGTAGTGCAGTCATTATTCTGTGTTCTGACTAATTAGACAAGCATGGCATTACTTACCCTGTAAGGATCTGGAAACTGTAATTCATTCATGTATCAATAACAGagtagactattgcaattcactataCTAAGGATTGGCAGGAATTAGTCTAAagctttgatgggggggggggggggggtgtgaagaggaattggattcagatgacagccaacgctGCGCCCTAACTTTTACGGTCCAGGGCACCGATACGCAGACATATGGGAAAAAGCGCAGgacggcttctacggccaagtcaaAAAGCAAAGCGCATTCAAGCagaattgtctgaattatcaagaaggctgctcaccctttagtaattttgttatgggctagacagttacttggttttgattgtaaatattactacccttaacataaggcatgggggtaaccagcatggagcagcaattactaccctaagaaacctgctgggcagactggatgaatcatttggtctttttctgccttcgtTACTATATGTTAAAGCGCCTCCAGCTAGTCCAAAATATGGCAACATGAATGCTGATTGGAGCTAGGAAATTGCATCACTCCAATTGTACGggaacttcactggctgccaatcgagGCCAGGATCTGTTTTAAAGTATTAACATTGATTTTTAAATGGGTTCATCATGGTTTGCCAAACTATTTGGAAAATATACTTGCCAAATGTTGTATGTTCCCATGCAGGATCTGAGCTGATCCCGGTTGCTTTTAGAACTATCATCTTTAGTGTTAAACTGATGATAGCACAATAGACTGCCTTCAGTTATCATGGGCCATCAGTGCGGAATAAATTGCCAATAGAAATGAGAGAAGGGAATTTCTTGAATTTCAGAAAAACAGCTTAAGACTTGGTTACTCAACCAACAGTTGGGTTAGGAATAAGCGCAGGAGTTACAGGCAATGAAGGATAAGGATTTTAAGGAAAGGGGAGGGTGTAGGAAGTGGGGATGTTGATTGGGACTTGACTgtaatgtatttttaaatatgcTTTGGCGTTTGTACTGAGTATAAAATGAATGTTAACCTCATCCTTCGGGTAGCCATTGCTTTGATGATTACCTGAAGGGTGAGTAATTAAGTTCAGATAAAGAtaaagacctgtcctaaagttacccagatagaCTATAAACAGGCTTTATCTGAGGGTATCCACTGGAGCAATTATCTAGCTatattctgctgaatatttggGTAAAGTTATCAGGGTaactttcctgcccccccccccccccccccccggcctcctAATATCGACCTCCTGGTGtacagaaaaaaagcaattttgtCTACAAAAGCTGTTCCCTGTTGAAAAGGAAACCATATTTAGTATTTTTTATAAGTAAGAAGAATCTGCCCAATTCAGGATTCCATGACCTGCTTTCCTTGGGCATCAGAGCAATGACTACTCTCtgattttcttctccctgcaggtcACCGGGAGACGCCTTTGGAAAAATGTTTATGATGAGCTGGGAGGAAGTCCAGGAAGCACCAGTGCAGCTACCTGCACCCGACGCCACTACGAGAGGTAGTGTTCTAAACGATCCGCCCATCCCAGATAGCGCACTGTGTGATCTGTCTGTCTGTCATAGGTACTAGCATCCGGTGCAGTTCATTCATCCTAAGCAGCATCCTGTACGATCCAGCTGTTAAAGGCTGCATCTGGTGCGATTCATCCAGACCATGCAGCATTTCTGTGCAAGCCAGCCAGCCCAGGTAGCATCCTGATTGAGCCATCCCCTCTCATAGTTGCTGTCCTATGCTAGCCATCCTGGCACAGGCCCATCCTGCTTTATCCCTCCTCCATCAGACGTTTGTCCCACTTTATCCATCCCAATCACGGGCGCCATTTCGCTCTATCCATCCACCATCAAAGCACAAACCCACTCTATGTGTCCCCACTGAAGGCACCATCTTGTCCATCTGTCCCTCATCATGGGCCACGTTCATCTCTAGCCATGCCCCATCACAGTTGCTGTCCCACGCCATCTTGGGTGCCATCCTCGTTAGCTGTCCCCTATCTGGAACCACTGTGTCTGTCTGTACCCTGTCACAACCACTGTCCTGCTGCATTTGTTCCCCATCACAAGCACAGTCCCATGCTATTCTTGCTTCCATCTACCACAAGAACGCTCAGGTACATTCAGATTTTCTGTCACTAAGAAGAACATTGAACAGATCATAGAAAAGTCTTGCAGGACACTCTGTATCCCAAATCTCAATATTTCTTTATAAGTCTTTCCCACAAAATGTATAGTATACTGCTTCAGAAGCCGTTCATACAATGTGTTTCAGAGACCTTTGCAAAGCATTTCAGCAAACTGTAATCTAGAGTCTTTCTGAGAATACGAGGCCAAGGCAGTTGTTCCTTTCCCCTCTTCGCTCAGGCTGTGCTGAGTTAATTAACGGGTGAATTGACCTCTTGCAGGCTGGTCCTTCCCTACGTCTGGAACACAAAGGGTGAACACGGGAAGCCCCCGCCACCTGCCAAGCCTCGCAAACGGTACAGACTTGacgaggaaaagggagagaagacGAGAGACAAGAACgggaaaaggagaaaggagaggaacTGCGAgcaggtgaggtgggggggggggcaggcacagCACAGGGTTCAGAGGCCACCAGCAGACATGTCCAGGGGCCCTGGTAGACACATAAGAGGCCGGACCTGGCCATGAGTCCCACGCCATGTGACGGAGAGGGCTACAGGTTTGGTAACTCACGAGGGGGTACAGGCAGTCCCAGTTTCCCAATgcgccttattatttatttattatttatttatttacttttatataccggtgttcgattttacatatcacatcggtttacatttaaacaaaatttgcaggaacttatgcgttacctttgtcaaatacattaaacatttaaatatggggattgttaacaagggatataaaagaacatggggaatggctaacactacgggatgcacgaaggggtacacaaaggggagtgcccctttgtcgagccccttcggcgcacgacgcctggtgttctggcgctttaacgtccgtcacagtcctcagtgacatcagaggggggcgggtctcccaatcaaggatcacacactgcccctcccctctcagttccagatggattctttcacctttttttctttctttctgtctttctcatcactgttagttatttcagggagcccggtggtgatggtgtgtggcatccctgtgtgCAGGCACCCGGTGACCTGGCaccgtttaacgtccgtcacagtcctcagtgacatcagagggggcgggtctcccaatcaaggatcacacactgctcctcccctctcagttccagatggattctttcacctttttttctttctttctgtctttctcatcacagtTAGTTCAGGGAGCCcgctggtgatggtgtgtggcatccctgtgtgCAGGCACCCAGTGACATATTACAGCTGGGTTTCGCAAAAGCAAGAGTGCCTATTGCTGAGGATGTGATTGTGTCTATCTGTCCATACAagtgagtggtgtgtgtgtgtgtgtgtgtgtgcagaaagGGGCCACAGACATCGCACCAGGGAAAGAAGGACCCtggatgggaaggagaggagcaGGCGTCCGTGCCATGGCATCTGCCGCTGGGAGGCGAAGCGGGAGTCCGTGACACCGATCTCCTCATTAACTCCTGTTTGTCATGAacatttgtcttgactagattgtaagctctgcgGAAAAGGGACTGTTTCCTAAGTGATAAAAAGTAGTAATAGTAGTGTCTTTGGAGGAGGAACAAGAAATGTTGGCACCACTGCTACTGCAAATTTCTGCCAACACTGCTAAGCTTTTGACAGGCGGAAGAGGTGAGCGATATGAAACATGAATCTGCACGATGCCTGTGGCATGCACTTTTCCACTTGTTTTTAATgctgtttgagttttttcagattTGAAACTGAGAAATGAGGGTACTACCCTGCAATGAGGGAATGAGATACCGATGTCCACAAAGCAGGTGGTGATTATATCAGATGCAGGTGGTCAGAAGGATGCTGAGGAGAGCCGAAACcagtagaaataaaaaatgattatACCATTGCAGAGGTCTTTGGTAAAACGTCGCCTGGAGTATTAACAGATATAGACAAATAGTCCAGAGAAGGTCTAAtgaatggtgtgggatctgcatCAAAAATCCTATTAGTCTTAAGAATCTAAATCTATCCTAGAGGACagaagagacattcaaatacctgaaagatattaatgcacaagaagtaAACCATGTCATGGTCCGGCAGGCTGTGTCTGGGATTATCTCCTAACAGGAACAGAGCCAGACTATGGGGCGAGGCCGGACTGGATCTTTTGCCTGGACCAGCTACCTCCCCCTCACATTGAGCcttcaggttctggtggccggcaggacttagctggaacAGGAGAGTGGACCTGGAGCTGGAAACACAGCAGTACTAGAAGCACAGCCTGACTGGAGACATGGCTGACACTGAAGATAggcggggctggagagaagggcTGAAGCAGGAGACACAGTGGGTCTTGgaggcaggcagggctggagacaaggactTGAACAGGAGGCAAGGCTTAGGACTACAGCAAGGGCTGGTACTGAAAGCAATGCAaccaagggcaaggcctggactggacaggacaggacaagactAAGCTAGgacaggacaaggacaggactagaacaagcaaacaataaacaagaaggcccaAACAGGCCACAAGGTTGGGCTAGGTGAActtagaaggcctgaaggccacaaggcaggacaagAAGGCCAAGGAGGCTACTGAGCAAGACAGGAAGGCCAAGAAAGCCAAAAGCAAGGCAGGAAGGTCTGGAAGACCACAGAACAAACCAAGAAGGCCTGGAAAGCCacaaagaatagcaaatcaaGTAGGGCTAATACAAAGAATTAGAATGACTCAAGTGAAGATCACTGATGatctctgctggtgggagggctGCATAGTAGGCAGGATTGAGACAAActattttcaatggaaaggaagttccaGAACAAGGGGTCATAAGTATGAGGCTCCAGGAATACTGACTTaggaacatcagaaaatatttttcatgttaaggatggtggatgtatggaatctCCTTCTGGAGAGGGTGGTAGCTACTAAAACAGTAATGAACTTCGAGAAGGCATAAGATAATCACAGAGGATCCTTATTTGCAAAAAGTAAAGAGGCAGAGCAAGACTTAGTGGCATGAATTTATAGTCCTCTACCCAAATGATTCAGGAGTGTTTGAGCTACCAGAATGAATGGTAACATGAataatatgaaatgttagaagtctgatacctatttagattattacaaagcttgtgGTTAGACATGGAAAGGGTGGCTGCTGGGCATGAACTGTACAGGGAATCTTAGATGCTCATCTACCCTAAAAGATGGAGTACAAAGGAAGAAGACAACAAAAAAATGTCTTAGATAAGGAGTAATATCCTACAGGCACGCTCTGTGACTGGCAACTGGGGTTTATCCTTGGCAGTGtgaacaggaataactgggcagattggataggaCAATTGatatttttctgccttcatttaccTTGTAACTATATTAACTCAACAGTGAAATAAGAATTAcatgtccctgcatgcagtgaaTTAAAACCAGATCTGGCACAGCCTGTCCACCTTGACAATGGAGATATATGGCACTCTGTCTATAGGGCATTATTTTATGCTGGTTTCCTGGCTGGTTGTACATCATGAGAATTGTGCATCTCTCTCTTGCTATTATCTAGAAATTGATCTTTCTTTTTCACCAGTTCATTATCCTTTTGCATATTTTATCTCCAGTTCTCATGTGCCTTTTATCTATTTTCTTGTTTTGCTTATACAGATTCCAGTAGAGAAAGAAAAGCATGAATCCATTGTGGCGGCCAAAGAGGAGAACCAGAAGAGTAACCAACAGACAGGCTTCAGAGACAGGAACAGGCCTCATTCCCAGTCTGACTCTCAGGACCCCGGTGAGGCCCAGTGCTGCTCTACTCCACCCCAGCGACTTGTCTCCAGCCTCTTCTCCCATGGCATCATGTCTCCGCTCGCCAAAAAGAAACTGCTGGCACAGGCGAGCAAAGCTAGGGTCTTGTGCCATTGCAAgaagcacagcagcctgtgtccaGGAGAACAGAGTGCCCCAGTCAAGGAGGAGCTCCCTGACTCCAGCAGACCTTCCACCAATCTGCAGGCTAAAAGCCCCAGTGCTGAGGAGCACCTGAAAAATGTCGCTCCTGCGTCCCTTACCTCCAgcgtggggggaggagggtgcaCTGGGAAAGATCCACAGAACTCTAGTGACAAGCTTTGTGGGAGCCACTCCCCCACCTCCTCTGCCTTCACCGGATCTTTCCATGCATACAGAAGTGATTTTTATAGGCCCTTTGGCTGCAACCCCTTGCGAGATCTTGGGTGGTGTGTTCCTGCTTCCAGAGGCTTTACAGAGCTCTCGGTCTTTCCAACATCCAGAAAGGATTTACATCATGATCCTCTAATGAAGCAGCCCAAGAAGAGAGAACCTCAGGAGCAGCCTGCTGTAAGCTGCAGCCAGGCCAGTAGGCCTCTGGGTTCCTGGAGTCTGTCCCCTGCCTGCCCCTCCGGGGGCAAACCAGATTCTCCCTTTCTTAATGTCAAAGCTTGCTGGGTTCCACCCATGACCCATCTCACAAGGGTTCATCCCAAGCCCAGCCCCCAGCCCTCATCACCATCAGCCAGAAAGGCAAACACTGTGCAACCTGTATTCCAGACATATGCTTTCAGCCCTGCGTCAGCTCGGAAGCGGTGCCTGGAGGAGATCGAAGCCACTTGCAGGAAAAATGTGAGGGCAGCATCTCCTTGCCTGAAGGAGATGGAGCTGAAAGACAAGTCTGACTCTGGAGTCTCCAAACTCACCCAGCCACTAGTGAACAAGCCCAAACCATTGGTACCAGGCTCCACATTCCCTGTCATGTTAACCCCATCTACACTCCCTCAGGACATATACAAGGAGCGCACAATGCTCAACTATCCAACATACTTCAGTCACATCGCCACCACCTTGAAGAGCCCATCTCCGCAGCTTCCATCCCTGCCCTTCAGTCCCTttaccttccctcccttctccggGCACCTTTTGCCTGCTGCTGCCCAATCCCCCAACCACACCCGACCCCTTGCAACTACTTTAATGCCATATCCCATTGTACACAATAGCTCGCTACGCCAAAGAATGTATCCTGTGCCCACATGGCAGGTGCAGCCAGCATGCACACCTCTGCACAAACCTGTCCCTCAGCTGAACACGAACCTGTAATGTGGACATGAGGCACGTGGTATGCGCTTTGAGATGTGCTGAGAAAGCATTGCAGCTATAGAGCAGAATGCATAACGATGCAGGATGCCACATTGTGGATTCTGCATTTTCATGAACCTTCTAGTGATGCTCTGTACAGCATGACAGCAAGATGCTAGATGGTGCTGTATATGGGGGATGTTCTGTATAGGGTGatggggttggggggagagggtaCCAGCAGGCCCTATCACAGTTGGTGCTAAGATATCTGTATATTCTTCTTGTGCTATgatggaaaacaaagaaaaaatgcattgaattcaagaaagagtTTCAGTTTGTGTTACTAACAGATGGTGGCGCTATAATCAGGAGTATGAGAGGCCTGTGCATTTGCCAGCTAAGAGCAGTAGTGAATTAAGACTAATAATATGGTGCCGATGATGTACAAAATAATCCACAGGGTTAGAACGGGTTAGTCCCAGAAAGTTTTCAGTCTTGCGTGTGAGAATGAATATATTAAGTGACCTGCTCAAGGAGGATTGGTGAATCAAACCAAGATCTCCAGGTTTAGAACTTTGTGTAATTATATACTACACTCCCATTTGAGATCAGGCCAGGCCTCTTGCCATACCACAGCCTAACCCCAGCTCCTTCTGAGATCAAACCAGGCCTCCTGCATCCACAATTGGGAATGTTCTGGATTTGACCCAGAGACTCAAGGATTTCAATTAAATCTCTAGGGCTCTGAAGGCACCTGGAAAATCTTTGTGTGCCAGTCCCCACGTCGCCTGATAATTTATCCCTGATACTTTCCTTATGATATATGGTATACAGCCCCCTTATCTCTGCTCCAATCTATGGCTGCACTTAGGCAGATAGGCCGCCAGCCTCTTCCCTCTGAATTTGCACGTTGCCAGAGGAAGAGGTATCCCCCTTCAAAATTGCAAGTTGTAGCTGGTTCAGAGGAGTGCTCCCTCTTGACACATTGGCCAACTGCCCTTCGTATAATGACATAGCAACCCTTCCTTAGCGTTtaggtaggtcaatcccaacgtGTGGtcatgcacctctgccagcagatggagacagagcaaaagctgatgtcacggctATATAGTCTCGCCCCAACATCagtccaccagtattctccatctccagcagagaaaaagaagaaaagaaaaaaaaagttggaaaggaAATGTCTATGTAGCACTCTTTGCCTTCATCGGGCTGTGTGCTTATAGCATGGCACTCGTggcaaagaaacctaagcacctatctgtctgtgctgcctgccatatcaGAACCATTCAGCCAGAtatttctttaagcctgtgtcagtaCTGCCTGAATGCTCAGGAAGATttgccttcttccaattttgctGCTGATGGTCCATCTTCTCAATCTGAGGAGAATGGGGTCGAGGGAGACACTGCAGGGGTGACTCTTCCCCTGATTGGTCCGTGGGTCGAATCCTCAGGGGACACTGGCTCGCAGGACATCAGATTCGGGCCTACAGGACCTGTAAAGGACCCGGCttccttttcctaggtggaattcttccagggattgcagataTTTCTACAGAGCCAGTTTGCTGAAGTGGCAGTTCCTACTAAGGTAGGTCCAGGTGCTCCAAGTGctcctctgcctgtctccatgGTCAAGCACCGTAGCACAGTGTGGTCTGACACAGCCTGAATGCAGTTGGATCAGGATAACAATGATGATGGTGGGGGCTCTCCTGGTGAGGCTGGGGATATTCCCCCAGATCTGGACCCATATAGAACTCTTCTACATTTCTTTCAAAGGGATAAGTTATAGGTCTGATATCTTAGACCCTGAAGACCCTCAGAGTGGCCAGGCCTGACTCCTTAGGGACACAgaagaaggatcctattttggtcaccctgcacaaggcttcttgtttcttccccctcttggatgcaatccaagagttgattgatctggaatggaatacacCAGAAGCGTCCTTTAAAGGAGGACGCGTCTTAGCGGGCTTATAGCCATTGGATCCACAGACCAGACAGCAGTtgtttccctaaggtggatgccttggtgtgttctgtcatgaAATGTATCATCATCCTGTTAGaggaaggatgctcaggataggaagctTGAGGCTAacctgaagcaagcctttgaggcagtgacaatgaacttgcaaattgcttcttgttgcaccTTGGTAGCTCGGGCAACCTTGTGGCTTTGTCAAGAGTTTGGTGGAATTGGGTCTGATTTAGGACTTATAGTCAAACTGGGAGCTGCCTTCTTAAcagatgtgggctgtgacttGGTACGCACAGCCGCCAGTGGAGCTATTTGTTATTGAGGCCAGGCAACAACTGTGGCTGAGCAACTGATCcacagatactatttcaaagtccaatctgactaagctgcctttcaaaagctTGCTTTTGTTAGGCAgtaaattggaaaaaatggcaaataaatagGGAGATACCCATGTCCTGCatttgccagaagataagaagcCAGTTTCCTGGACTTCTTGGGTGAGTGGCCATTCTTGAGACTACCGGTATTTTCGGTCTTATAGGGGAGATTCTTCCCAAAGATCCCATCC
This sequence is a window from Rhinatrema bivittatum chromosome 5, aRhiBiv1.1, whole genome shotgun sequence. Protein-coding genes within it:
- the LOC115092893 gene encoding AT-rich interactive domain-containing protein 5A-like isoform X1; protein product: MASQTRGRYWKKPSMTYESKEVLDSEDPNRETAVLDSGTEEEAWNKDPQDQGSLEGSSRLDKRPSEEEGDKQLDQEREEEQTFLVNLYNFMKERNTPIERVPHLGFKQINLWRIYQAVEKLGGYELVTGRRLWKNVYDELGGSPGSTSAATCTRRHYERLVLPYVWNTKGEHGKPPPPAKPRKRYRLDEEKGEKTRDKNGKRRKERNCEQIPVEKEKHESIVAAKEENQKSNQQTGFRDRNRPHSQSDSQDPGEAQCCSTPPQRLVSSLFSHGIMSPLAKKKLLAQASKARVLCHCKKHSSLCPGEQSAPVKEELPDSSRPSTNLQAKSPSAEEHLKNVAPASLTSSVGGGGCTGKDPQNSSDKLCGSHSPTSSAFTGSFHAYRSDFYRPFGCNPLRDLGWCVPASRGFTELSVFPTSRKDLHHDPLMKQPKKREPQEQPAVSCSQASRPLGSWSLSPACPSGGKPDSPFLNVKACWVPPMTHLTRVHPKPSPQPSSPSARKANTVQPVFQTYAFSPASARKRCLEEIEATCRKNVRAASPCLKEMELKDKSDSGVSKLTQPLVNKPKPLVPGSTFPVMLTPSTLPQDIYKERTMLNYPTYFSHIATTLKSPSPQLPSLPFSPFTFPPFSGHLLPAAAQSPNHTRPLATTLMPYPIVHNSSLRQRMYPVPTWQVQPACTPLHKPVPQLNTNL
- the LOC115092893 gene encoding AT-rich interactive domain-containing protein 5A-like isoform X2 produces the protein MASQTRGRYWKKPSMTYESKEVLDSEDPNRETAVLDSGTEEEAWNKDPQDQVTGRRLWKNVYDELGGSPGSTSAATCTRRHYERLVLPYVWNTKGEHGKPPPPAKPRKRYRLDEEKGEKTRDKNGKRRKERNCEQIPVEKEKHESIVAAKEENQKSNQQTGFRDRNRPHSQSDSQDPGEAQCCSTPPQRLVSSLFSHGIMSPLAKKKLLAQASKARVLCHCKKHSSLCPGEQSAPVKEELPDSSRPSTNLQAKSPSAEEHLKNVAPASLTSSVGGGGCTGKDPQNSSDKLCGSHSPTSSAFTGSFHAYRSDFYRPFGCNPLRDLGWCVPASRGFTELSVFPTSRKDLHHDPLMKQPKKREPQEQPAVSCSQASRPLGSWSLSPACPSGGKPDSPFLNVKACWVPPMTHLTRVHPKPSPQPSSPSARKANTVQPVFQTYAFSPASARKRCLEEIEATCRKNVRAASPCLKEMELKDKSDSGVSKLTQPLVNKPKPLVPGSTFPVMLTPSTLPQDIYKERTMLNYPTYFSHIATTLKSPSPQLPSLPFSPFTFPPFSGHLLPAAAQSPNHTRPLATTLMPYPIVHNSSLRQRMYPVPTWQVQPACTPLHKPVPQLNTNL